In Carassius gibelio isolate Cgi1373 ecotype wild population from Czech Republic chromosome B20, carGib1.2-hapl.c, whole genome shotgun sequence, the following are encoded in one genomic region:
- the LOC127984433 gene encoding uncharacterized protein LOC127984433 has product MRRGDWLPWPGEAQRRDERRSEARLAEGLQRLDQAKHYHLNTLAREQRRLHRDLISIKTGNPWKRGLQSLGLRPSNHDVVRPAASYKRTLLPIIPMAGKEIDSHRSSSLQARVQEFMSNGEKRAEHSFETLCLPDLKQQLVTSLTATSTDTEREESKEREMDGEQDRNRGAHVDIVRDREKDSQKDREWMLLREREKVNESGAEVHGNRCPSSPVTFPSEMLAPDGHLRTVHTLPNFAQALAAARKARYIRYRGQPLCERELTIREIFARDSRAPAH; this is encoded by the exons ATGCGTCGTGGAGACTGGTTGCCTTGGCCTGGTGAGGCTCAGAGACGAGACGAAAGGAGATCCGAAGCCAGATTGGCCGAGGGTCTGCAGAGACTCGACCAGGCTAAACATTACCACCTCAACACACTGGCCAGAGAACAGCGCAGACTTCACAGAGACCTCATCTCCATCAAAACAG GTAATCCCTGGAAAAGAGGACTCCAAAGTTTAGGGCTACGACCCTCCAACCATGATGTTGTTCGCCCTGCTGCATCTTACAAGAGGACCCTGTTACCCATCATCCCCATGGCAGGAAAGGAGATAGACAGTCACAG GTCCTCTTCACTGCAGGCTCGTGTTCAGGAGTTTATGAGCAATGGGGAGAAAAGGGCAGAGCACTCCTTTGAGACGCTCTGTCTGCCAGACCTAAAACAGCAGCTTGTCACCTCTCTCACCGCTACGAGCACAGATACAGAAAGAGAGGAGAGcaaggagagagagatggatggagaaCAGGACAGAAACAGAGGGGCCCACGTGGACATAGTTAGGGACAGAGAAAAAGACAGCCAGAAAGACAGGGAATGGATGCTGTTAAGGGAACGAGAGAAAGTTAATGAAAGTGGAGCTGAGGTACATGGGAATAGGTGTCCGTCCTCTCCTGTCACATTCCCCTCTGAGATGCTGGCTCCGGATGGACATTTAAGAACAGTTCACACGTTACCAAACTTTGCCCAGGCACTGGCCGCGGCCCGAAAAGCAAGATACATCAGATACCGAGGACAACCGCTGTGTGAGCGAGAACTCACCATACGAGAGATATTTGCCCGAGATTCAAGAGCTCCTGCTCATTGA